A stretch of DNA from Vidua chalybeata isolate OUT-0048 chromosome 3, bVidCha1 merged haplotype, whole genome shotgun sequence:
ccgcaCGCGCTGAGTGACggcgccggggccgctcccgggcggggccgggccggagcCGCTGCTCCGCGGCCCCTCAGGTAacggcggcggctccggggctCGGGGGGTGCCCGGCCTCCTCCGGCCCGGGCTGGTGGGGGTGCGGGCGCTGCGTGTGGGGAATGGCGGCCTGGGCTCGGCATTCGCGTGTGCTGGGCTCCGGCGGCCGCCGAGCGGGGCCCGGGGCTCTTCTCTGTCTGTCTTGTCcgtccgtgtgtccgtgtggCAGCGCCTGCCCTTGGCAGTCCTGTGGGTTCGTCCCCCCAGAGAAGCTCGGGTCCCCAGAGTTTTGTGGTGCCGAGTTCTGCAGAGACCCGGGTCAGTAGATGTGCTTAGGCTGTAACTGGGGAAGAGCAGTATGAGAAGgccttggaaaaaaaccaaaccagccgTCATTTATTATTCATTGAGAGCATGCAGTTAAGGAATTAGAATAATAGAATTAGACATCATGCTGAGATCATTAGTCGTGTAAAATTCAGAAGTAGAGACTTGATTTCACTTGAGAGGACTTCAATCCATACTTGTCCCTCCCCAGAAGGGGAATTATGGGTTATGTATAATTTGGCAGCTGGGATTCCAACAACACAACAGTGTATTGTCCCTTTGTCCTTCAggttcagctggaaaaaaatctcccGTCAGGTGGATCTGAGGTAATCAGTAGCCTTTGGGTCTGTGTTGATTGCTGAAAGGGGAATTAAGTCTCTGGAATGTCAGTTTGTTCTTAGCAGAATTCAAGGCCTGGATTTTAATTTCGAGAGACACACAAGTCTGGTGTAGTAATATTTGACTGCCTGCAAGTCACAGAATCCTaaaatcacagagtggtttgggttggaagggaccttaaagctcatctcattccaactccctgccatggacagggacaccttttaccagcccaggttgttccaagccgtgtccaacctggccttggatatttccagggatggggcagccacagatcCCATTCCATTGTTGCAGTGATATTCAGGTGCTTGTTATACCATAACTTCTTATATTCACTAGGATATTTATGTACTCTGAGTATTAAGATGGGTTTGTTGGTTGCAAATTCActgttttccagctgaattTCAGTGGTGATTGAGTCCCAGAGAATTGCTGAAAAATGGAAGCCTAAAGAGAACTGTGAGGAGTATTGGTACCGCCCATATGCAAGATTGGATTGAGCAATATCTGGTCTTGCAGTTAATAGATGCTGTTGAGCAAAAAGTGGGGAATATTAGCATGAAATTTTAGGTCAGTTACAGACAGGGAAGTTCTGTGTTAGGATTCTTACAGGGATCTTGCTTTGAGTAGATATCTGAGGTTTAAACAAGAAATTGTCTGGGAAGAACAGGAGGAAACTGGGGCAGGGGATGACAAGCCAATACAATGTGAAATTATGTGTCATATTTTATCAGATAAGGACATAATAAGGACTGTTAGATGAGGAATACCTGTCATAGCTAGGAGTAGTCAAAATCCTTGAGTCTTATGATCAGaattagaatcacagaatggtttgtgttggaagggaccttcaagatcatcttgttccagccccctgccatggacagggatactttccaccagaccaggtttctcagagccctgtccagcctggtcttgagcatttccaggaatggggcagccacagcttctctggacctgtgccagggcctcacagtaaaaaatctcttcctaatacctaatctaacCCTGTCTTCTGTTctgccttgtcctgtcactgcatgcTTTTGTAAAATATATCTTAAGAGTATATAAATACATAAGGAATATTAGCCACTCATTCTTAAAACTAAGTTATGACTTTGACAACTTCTGCCTCTGCTCAACAGATGCCATGTTGCCTCAGGAGAGGGGACAGATACCTTCCAGAATAGCCATGAGCAGTTATTGGAAAGTCCTGGGAATTTTCTTACTCTGTCTTCCAAGTGCACTGTCTCTCCAGCCAGTCCAGCCCAGAGTGCTGCTGGTGTCGTTCGATGGGTTTCGGTGGGATTACATCTACAGAGTGGCCACTCCCAATTTTCACTATGCCATGAAGAACGGGGTGCACGTCAGGCAGGTGACAAATGTGTTCATCACGAAGACGTACCCCAACCACTACACGCTGGTGACCGGGCTCTATGCTGAGAGCCATGGCATCGTCGCTAACGAGATGTATGACCCTGTCCTGAATGAAACCTTCTCCCTGAACAAAATGAACACCCACAACTCCAAGTTCTGGGAAGAGGCCAGTCCAGTATGGGTGACGAACCAGAGGGAAGGACACAAATCTGGTGCTGCTATGTGGCCTGGAACCGATGTGAAGATACATGGAGTCTTGCCTACACATTACATGCCCTACAATGAATCTGTTCCCTTTGAAGACAGGGTAGCAAAGCTCATTGAGTGGTTTACATCAGAAGAGCCCATCAACTTTGGTCTCCTGTACTGGGAACAGCCTGATGAGACAGGACATGTTCTGGGCCCAGAAAACCCACTTATGGAAGCAGTAATCAGTGATATTGACAGAAAACTGGGATATCTCATTTCTGAActgaagaaagcaaagctgtgGGATGTGATAAATGTCATAGTCACAAGTGATCATGGAATGTCACAGTCATCCTCAGAAAGGCTCATTGAGCTTGATCAGTATGTGAGCAGAGAGCTCTATAAAGTCATCGACCATTCCCCTGCAGTAGCCATTTTGCCAAAAGAAGGTAGGAGCTACAGCAATAATGTTCCTGAGGAGGAACTTGAGTATCAAAACCTTATAGACTGAGTTGGTGGTGACAGCACTGGTGGCAGTAGGACATCAGCCTTGAACAAGAAGTACTTGCAGGATCCCTTTGTTCTTTTTGTGGGCTCTGAAAAAGCCTGGATGaactttcagaaaagaaaagggacCAAATCTGTTTGCTGTTGACTAATATTGCCAAGGATCCTTTAGTCCTTGTGAGAAGTAAGATAATCTAATGGCAGTATCAAGGCTGAATGGCGCTCTAGATAGATAACACCTGAATGTTACATATCTTGCCTTTCATCAAGATGCTGAAGCCATAGTGGAAGAATTATATTTCTAACTCAAACAGTAAACTGAGAACAGATGGGGATCTGATAAAAAGAAAGCCTGTGTTGGCTATTTGATTGGCTGCCAGCTATTATAGTTCActtgagtttttttcccctgtcacGCTGAACAGCCAGTCAGTTACATTCATACCATTTTTATTGAGATAAAGATGGGTAAGAACAATGTTGGAATCAAAATCTGAAATCTGGTTGCAGTCACCTAAGGGTTGCTGAGGTGTCAGGTGTATGTTTAGTGTCACTAATGCATCTGCTTTCTATTTTGATGATCAAGTACTGTAAACTACTTGGTGCAGAAGTGTAAACATGGAAAATAACACCCCTGCCCACACAAACTGAATTTCAAGGCAGCCTTCTGGAAAGGTGATTTTTAAGAATTCCGTAACATTTGCATCAGTAATGGGTAGATAGCACTCTAATGCCTAAGCAGGGAGAGTATTTTGCAGAATTAAGTGACCTGTAAGTCACTTAACTAAAGCATGAACAAAtgtgttttgtcatttttaatttgaagaataCTCCAGATTAAAATGTTAGTATGTCCAAACTGAGGTCTCTGCTTCCTGAGCACAGTCAGGCCCTATATCTGGGtgctgtttctctctgtggtgATAAAAGAGCCAAGTTTGGAAGCTGCATCCCCATAGAAGCAAACAGGTTGCCCAAGATGTTCTCATTAGTAAATAAAGAAGCTGTAAAAGTAAACTTCAGTGCTGACACCCCCCTAATGCAGTAAAGGAGAACTTTAAGATGTGTAACTTGATTCTCCTGTCTGCTAAATgctgaaaagaaacagtatcTCTGCTACAATTTGATGACAGAATAGTAAAAAAGTGGATTTCAGAAACAGCTTGGATTTGATTTTGCCCAGAGACTGAGGTATTTATTACACTACCAATAAACAAGAATTAGTTTTGAGCACAGctaaaattcttttcttcagtggtaccagatgttatttttattgtaaaacaATGAGTTTCACTGTCAGTTCAGGTATGAGCTAATATGTGCTTAAGTACATAACACTGATTCTTCACCTGCTATTCAATTTGTCTTTCTTAAATCAAGGGAATGGCAAAATTTAGTGAGATTGAGAAAAAGTTTGAATGcttaaaaatgcagcaatttcttttaactttttggCTATCTATTGCTTCCCCAAGAGATGGATTAAAGCCATTATTTAACCATTCTAGTGTATTAGTGTGTGGGGGGAAGTAATTAGGTGTTTACAAAGATGGTACCCGTACCACAGCTGGCAATGCTGGCCTTTATCTTGCatttaatagaaatatattaattcaaataattaggataaaataaagtttgctgTATTTGGgtcttcccctccctgccatcCCATATAGAAAGCTGGCatagcaaaattaaatttattactaATATAGTCCTAGAAATGCTGCATTAGAGTCCCTCTTCTTGTTGCTGTAACTATCTCTGATACCTTTGCTTTTGCTGTCTCATCTTgacctttgttttgtttcttaatttaatgattcttttttttggtGCCAGTTTGAGATAAGTAACATTaatgtattttccttcagaatttcTATACCGGATTCTAGgaactgagggggaaaaagaagatggATTCTTTAGAAACATTGGCCACTTTCTCCCAAACGTTTTTCACTGATAGCCATTCAAAACTCCATGGATACTGGAAATGGCAGTCTGAAAGGGGCCTGCAGACACACGGTGCATTCAGCTGCATGTGTCACACAAATACTTACCTGAATCACAGAGCTGAGGGATTTGGTGTTTCACAGGAGTGTGTTGTGTGCACTCCATGGCTCTCATGGAATCTGGCCTTAAGTGGAGGTGGGGAATGAAGAAATTTGGTCAGATGTCAATTCCTGCACTTGCTTTTGTGTTCCTGGCTGTTCTGGTTCCTCCATTCTGTGCTCTGGTGTTCCAGCCAGCTTGACCAACTGGTTGTGGCTCTTCAGTGGCTTTTACTGGAAAGGCAAGCTCAGAAACTGGaaataagcaaataaagaaTTGGGGGTGGAAAATGCCTAATTATTCAGTGTCAGTAGAGCTCTTGAGGGTTTGAGCTCAAGTAGAGCTCACTTGActagggaagggaaaggagcaggCACTGAGAAAACAGAGGAGTAGCTCATGCTGTTGGCTGTTATTGAATAATAAAGGAAAGCAacaaactgctttaaaatagaTGAAAAGTGTCACTTGCTGTCACAGCCAGCTAGGTGACAGAATTTGGCCTGAATGCAGCCATTACCTCACAAACAGGTTTAGGAGGTGTCTTCTTGCTTTCAGGCATTGCATAAAGCTAGAAGGGTTTGGTTCCTTTTCCAGGAGACAACTGAATGCTTTCTAACTCATTCCTGTGAGAAGCTTACATTCTGATAACTgaaatgaaggattttttttcctaaaattagCAGGGCAGTTATTGCTGGGGAACAGGCTATGAAGTCTGGTGCTGAGGGGGATCTTACCATGACTGAGGCTCTGAATTTCTCACAGGAACTTCTCTGCACACAGTGTTGTCTCTTACAGTTATTATTCACTTGTGGGGAAGTGCATTTTGCCTTGTGCtttcagctgtattttaacCACTGATGAGTTCAGCAAACACACTGGtatgtttaatttttgtcttttgtctcttttgtttgtttgaaggCAAACTGGATGAAGTATATAAAGCTTTGGCCAATGCTCATCCCAACATGACTGTATATAAAAAGGAGCAGATTCCAGATAGATTTCATTACAAACACAACAGGAAAATT
This window harbors:
- the ENPP5 gene encoding ectonucleotide pyrophosphatase/phosphodiesterase family member 5 isoform X1, producing the protein MAAWARHSRVLGSGGRRAGPGALLCLSCPSVCPCGSACPWQSCGFVPPEKLGSPEFCGAEFCRDPDAMLPQERGQIPSRIAMSSYWKVLGIFLLCLPSALSLQPVQPRVLLVSFDGFRWDYIYRVATPNFHYAMKNGVHVRQVTNVFITKTYPNHYTLVTGLYAESHGIVANEMYDPVLNETFSLNKMNTHNSKFWEEASPVWVTNQREGHKSGAAMWPGTDVKIHGVLPTHYMPYNESVPFEDRVAKLIEWFTSEEPINFGLLYWEQPDETGHVLGPENPLMEAVISDIDRKLGYLISELKKAKLWDVINVIVTSDHGMSQSSSERLIELDQYVSRELYKVIDHSPAVAILPKEGKLDEVYKALANAHPNMTVYKKEQIPDRFHYKHNRKIQPILAVADKGWEIVHNKTDGFLFGNHGYDNTVPEMHPIFLAVGPAFRKNATKQFMNATDLYPLLCHLLGINPLPNNGSFNAVKDILAEKVPGARRADSYSTVIGVFLGSLLVLVFTAVFVRHFVLAQANSMQIRHTEAAQPLLQG
- the ENPP5 gene encoding ectonucleotide pyrophosphatase/phosphodiesterase family member 5 isoform X2, which translates into the protein MSQLCPDAMLPQERGQIPSRIAMSSYWKVLGIFLLCLPSALSLQPVQPRVLLVSFDGFRWDYIYRVATPNFHYAMKNGVHVRQVTNVFITKTYPNHYTLVTGLYAESHGIVANEMYDPVLNETFSLNKMNTHNSKFWEEASPVWVTNQREGHKSGAAMWPGTDVKIHGVLPTHYMPYNESVPFEDRVAKLIEWFTSEEPINFGLLYWEQPDETGHVLGPENPLMEAVISDIDRKLGYLISELKKAKLWDVINVIVTSDHGMSQSSSERLIELDQYVSRELYKVIDHSPAVAILPKEGKLDEVYKALANAHPNMTVYKKEQIPDRFHYKHNRKIQPILAVADKGWEIVHNKTDGFLFGNHGYDNTVPEMHPIFLAVGPAFRKNATKQFMNATDLYPLLCHLLGINPLPNNGSFNAVKDILAEKVPGARRADSYSTVIGVFLGSLLVLVFTAVFVRHFVLAQANSMQIRHTEAAQPLLQG
- the ENPP5 gene encoding ectonucleotide pyrophosphatase/phosphodiesterase family member 5 isoform X3, with the translated sequence MLPQERGQIPSRIAMSSYWKVLGIFLLCLPSALSLQPVQPRVLLVSFDGFRWDYIYRVATPNFHYAMKNGVHVRQVTNVFITKTYPNHYTLVTGLYAESHGIVANEMYDPVLNETFSLNKMNTHNSKFWEEASPVWVTNQREGHKSGAAMWPGTDVKIHGVLPTHYMPYNESVPFEDRVAKLIEWFTSEEPINFGLLYWEQPDETGHVLGPENPLMEAVISDIDRKLGYLISELKKAKLWDVINVIVTSDHGMSQSSSERLIELDQYVSRELYKVIDHSPAVAILPKEGKLDEVYKALANAHPNMTVYKKEQIPDRFHYKHNRKIQPILAVADKGWEIVHNKTDGFLFGNHGYDNTVPEMHPIFLAVGPAFRKNATKQFMNATDLYPLLCHLLGINPLPNNGSFNAVKDILAEKVPGARRADSYSTVIGVFLGSLLVLVFTAVFVRHFVLAQANSMQIRHTEAAQPLLQG